The following are encoded in a window of Mycoplasma anserisalpingitidis genomic DNA:
- a CDS encoding alpha-amylase family glycosyl hydrolase, with translation MKTIKLEDRVIYQIFPRSFYDSNNDGDGDLKGITAKLDYIKELGCNAIWLCPIYDTNFVDAGYDVLDYKNVWSKFGTLEDFKEMTTKAREKGIDIIMDIVLNHVSNEHDWFKKACESVENKEHNYFIWREKLSTEEQKAMSIFGGSAWEFVPSVNKYYFHLFAKEQVDLNWAHPDTIKAMSSVIDFWYNLGVRGFRFDAIKHIAKTFDNIDSNPAFAWCEGAVEYLKEFNKVALRGKEDAFILGESSGINVEETIKYGSGKDKVSDNFYNFCWWWIGWGRTGRNGYDANWNYRNFAKQFKEFQENDQIKPWMITNFLSNHDTSRSVSRWGSETFFRKESAKTHALLLMSAKGIPCIYYGEEIGLLNNIFSKREEFMDCDIHNGFAELVDQKKIYSESEMLKWCNINSRDSGRAIMQWDNSINSGFNTGAKTWIKNCNRALEINVENDKKDPESIFNFYKTLINLRTEKFHDLFINGTAKVNLQKDGAIEVIRELNGQTMYFYINMTANELNFERVNGQLILSSYSDNKNSEKYLRPYESIMILKG, from the coding sequence ATGAAAACAATAAAATTAGAAGATAGAGTAATTTACCAAATTTTTCCTAGATCATTTTATGACTCAAACAATGACGGAGATGGAGATCTTAAAGGAATTACTGCTAAATTAGATTATATTAAAGAACTTGGATGTAATGCTATTTGACTTTGTCCTATTTATGATACAAACTTTGTTGACGCTGGATATGATGTTTTAGACTATAAAAATGTTTGAAGTAAATTTGGAACACTTGAAGACTTTAAAGAAATGACAACTAAAGCACGAGAAAAAGGTATTGATATTATTATGGATATTGTTTTAAATCACGTGTCAAATGAACATGACTGATTCAAAAAAGCTTGTGAATCAGTTGAAAACAAGGAACACAATTACTTTATTTGAAGAGAAAAATTAAGCACCGAAGAACAAAAAGCAATGAGTATTTTTGGTGGAAGTGCCTGAGAATTTGTTCCATCAGTTAATAAATATTACTTTCACTTATTCGCAAAAGAACAAGTGGACTTAAATTGAGCACACCCAGATACAATTAAAGCAATGAGCAGTGTTATCGACTTCTGATACAACTTAGGTGTTAGAGGATTCCGTTTTGATGCTATTAAACACATTGCAAAAACCTTCGATAACATAGATTCTAACCCAGCTTTTGCTTGATGTGAAGGTGCAGTAGAATATCTTAAAGAGTTTAATAAAGTTGCTCTTAGAGGTAAAGAAGATGCCTTTATTTTAGGTGAATCAAGCGGAATTAACGTTGAAGAAACAATTAAGTATGGTTCAGGAAAAGATAAAGTATCTGATAATTTCTACAATTTCTGTTGATGATGAATAGGTTGAGGTAGAACAGGAAGAAATGGTTACGATGCCAACTGAAATTACCGTAACTTTGCTAAACAATTTAAAGAATTTCAAGAAAATGACCAAATTAAACCTTGAATGATTACAAACTTTTTATCAAACCATGACACTTCAAGAAGTGTAAGTCGTTGAGGATCTGAAACATTCTTTAGAAAAGAATCTGCTAAAACTCATGCACTTTTATTAATGTCAGCTAAAGGAATTCCATGTATTTATTATGGTGAAGAAATAGGTTTACTAAATAATATTTTCTCTAAACGTGAAGAATTCATGGATTGTGATATCCACAACGGGTTCGCTGAATTAGTCGATCAAAAGAAAATATACAGTGAAAGTGAAATGTTAAAATGATGTAACATTAACTCTCGTGATAGTGGTCGTGCAATTATGCAATGAGATAATTCAATTAACTCTGGGTTCAATACTGGAGCAAAAACTTGAATCAAAAATTGTAATCGTGCACTAGAAATTAACGTTGAAAACGATAAAAAAGATCCTGAAAGTATCTTTAATTTCTACAAAACTTTAATTAACTTAAGAACCGAAAAATTCCACGATTTATTTATCAATGGAACTGCAAAAGTTAACTTACAGAAAGATGGTGCAATTGAAGTTATTCGTGAATTAAATGGTCAAACAATGTATTTTTACATTAATATGACTGCAAATGAGTTAAATTTTGAAAGAGTAAATGGTCAATTAATTTTATCTAGTTACTCTGACAATAAAAATTCTGAAAAATATTTAAGACCATATGAGTCAATCATGATTTTGAAAGGTTAA
- a CDS encoding glycosyl hydrolase family 65 protein, with translation MNYLKYDTKNKVISQEIFNPNVTAKTESIFSLGNGYLGIRSADEEKSVFNKEDFFVNGIFNKDSEDEVSELANLADLMTNTISLNGVVFQIENNDIYKKTLDIKKGILTREIIAKRSYGTFKLNFERFVSQSDLNVYGQKITIEVLELNNKENVDIRLYPSIDATVTNSGTQHFSEGSKLRPTQTSLRMQQKTTFSKRLVVHNLVTKFLINGELIQGGTDDYVIEIKRRLIRFNIKANVKNGDKLELFKLMSVHTSIDDANEILSDETVVKNADLKLEFLQQSDYETLKKESIEKMNEKVWNQFDVEIVGDEKSEYEKLALDFGIFHLNSFVPKHSTFLNVGAKGLSGEGYQGHTYWDTEFFINPNYLFTEPKIVRNLLTYRYRGIESARSKAKEVKLREQESNLEGAQYPWEMAWPTDGEVCPYWGQADVVSGKQVPIASRRQEIHVSADVAFAIHQYYNITQDQQFMDTMGYEMIIDTAIFYSNRAEKQNDGTYSINDVMGPNEYKGNIDNNAYINRLAKYNIDLALNYIEKLSKSNPQLLKEIESKIPYAINVDKLKEVSQKLKQQNPNKDLIIAENDQFLALPRIDVTPFQLLGDAGKKLFSTKEGHKRLCSQLVKQADVVLLTYLMPELYDYQTRKANFEYYEPITTHDSSLSAATYAIEAIRLRKMSKAYQLFRYALDIDMGQNMHSSDAGIHAGSLAAIWQMIVFGYGGLSYYDDKITLDPILPENWSKLRYKFSYLNTLIEVNVNKDHFTVRTVKQGQSVKLWVRNSLVELTNDELKFEVRHA, from the coding sequence ATGAATTATTTAAAATACGATACAAAAAATAAAGTTATTTCTCAAGAAATTTTCAATCCAAATGTTACAGCTAAAACCGAAAGTATTTTTTCTTTAGGAAACGGATACTTAGGAATAAGAAGTGCGGATGAAGAAAAATCAGTGTTTAATAAAGAAGACTTTTTTGTAAATGGTATTTTTAATAAAGACAGTGAAGATGAAGTTAGCGAACTAGCTAATCTTGCTGATTTAATGACAAACACAATCTCCTTAAATGGAGTTGTTTTTCAAATTGAAAATAACGATATTTACAAAAAAACACTTGACATTAAAAAAGGAATTTTAACTAGAGAGATAATTGCTAAACGTAGCTATGGAACATTTAAACTTAACTTTGAACGTTTTGTTTCACAAAGTGACTTAAATGTTTATGGGCAAAAAATTACTATTGAAGTTTTAGAATTAAATAATAAAGAGAATGTAGATATACGTCTTTATCCTTCAATTGATGCTACTGTAACTAATAGTGGAACACAACATTTTAGTGAAGGTTCAAAATTAAGACCAACTCAAACTTCGCTTAGAATGCAACAAAAAACAACTTTTAGTAAACGTTTAGTTGTGCATAACTTAGTTACTAAATTCTTGATTAACGGAGAATTAATTCAAGGTGGTACTGATGATTATGTCATCGAAATTAAGCGTAGACTAATTAGATTTAATATCAAAGCAAACGTTAAAAATGGAGATAAATTAGAATTATTTAAATTAATGTCAGTTCACACTTCAATCGATGATGCTAATGAAATTTTAAGTGATGAAACAGTTGTTAAAAATGCTGATCTTAAACTAGAATTCTTACAACAAAGTGATTATGAAACACTTAAAAAAGAATCTATTGAAAAAATGAATGAAAAAGTTTGAAATCAATTTGATGTTGAAATTGTTGGTGATGAAAAATCTGAATATGAAAAATTAGCTTTAGACTTTGGTATTTTCCATTTAAACAGTTTTGTTCCAAAACATTCTACATTCTTAAATGTTGGAGCTAAAGGACTTTCTGGAGAAGGATATCAAGGCCACACTTACTGAGATACTGAATTTTTCATTAACCCTAATTATCTTTTTACTGAACCAAAAATTGTTCGTAATTTATTAACTTATAGATATAGAGGAATTGAATCAGCTCGTAGTAAAGCTAAAGAAGTTAAATTAAGAGAACAAGAAAGTAATTTAGAAGGGGCACAATATCCTTGAGAAATGGCATGACCAACTGACGGTGAAGTTTGTCCATATTGAGGTCAAGCTGATGTTGTTAGTGGAAAACAAGTTCCGATTGCTTCAAGAAGACAAGAGATTCACGTTTCAGCTGATGTAGCTTTTGCAATTCATCAATATTACAATATAACTCAAGATCAACAATTTATGGATACAATGGGTTATGAAATGATTATTGATACTGCAATTTTCTACTCAAATAGAGCTGAAAAACAAAATGATGGAACTTATTCAATCAATGATGTAATGGGACCAAATGAATATAAAGGTAATATCGATAATAACGCTTACATAAATCGACTTGCTAAATATAATATCGACTTAGCGCTTAATTATATTGAAAAATTAAGTAAAAGTAACCCTCAACTTCTTAAAGAAATCGAATCTAAAATTCCTTATGCAATTAATGTTGATAAATTAAAAGAAGTTTCACAAAAATTAAAACAACAAAATCCTAATAAAGATTTAATTATTGCTGAAAATGACCAATTTTTAGCTTTACCTAGAATTGATGTAACTCCTTTCCAACTTTTAGGAGATGCTGGTAAAAAATTATTTAGTACTAAAGAAGGACATAAGCGTCTTTGTTCTCAATTAGTAAAACAAGCTGATGTAGTTTTACTTACATACTTAATGCCTGAGTTGTACGATTATCAAACTAGAAAAGCAAATTTTGAATATTATGAACCAATCACAACACATGATTCTTCACTAAGTGCTGCAACTTATGCAATTGAAGCAATTAGATTAAGAAAAATGTCAAAAGCTTACCAATTATTTAGATATGCATTGGATATTGATATGGGACAAAATATGCACTCTTCTGATGCTGGTATTCATGCAGGTAGTTTAGCGGCTATTTGACAAATGATTGTTTTTGGTTATGGTGGTCTCTCATACTATGATGATAAAATTACTCTTGATCCAATTCTTCCAGAAAATTGAAGTAAATTAAGATATAAATTTAGTTATTTAAATACATTGATTGAAGTAAATGTTAATAAGGATCATTTTACTGTTAGAACCGTAAAACAAGGTCAAAGTGTTAAATTATGAGTTAGAAATTCATTGGTTGAATTAACAAATGATGAACTTAAATTTGAGGTTAGACATGCTTAA
- a CDS encoding ABC transporter ATP-binding protein gives MKKELLENIDIEQDFDLETVDLDKLINEVGEVSKTTNGAHIKLVNLSKKYEGNEKYTLENINLEIKPGTFCIFLGPSGCGKTTLLRMIAGLNSITKGDLLFNDKRYNNLLPNERNIAMVFQSYALYPHMNVYNNISFGLKIAKERKDIIDRRVKDVAKILKIDDYLYRKPRDLSGGQRQRVAIGRAIARKPLVFLMDEPLSNLDAKLRENMRREIVNIHRMLNTTSIYVTHDQLEAMTMGDQIVVFNDGKIQQSGTGRDLYFRPANLFVATFIGSPTMNIIEGFFEENKFISFDKQISIDIENAHRKNITNSQKISIGYRSEDIKLHKKSTKNTIKGKITNIELIGKDQLVAVKLSGDVEIIANCSNDMEFELFSEIFVEFNTQKAHIFNSETTLRIN, from the coding sequence ATGAAAAAAGAATTATTAGAAAATATTGATATAGAACAAGATTTTGATTTAGAAACAGTTGATTTAGATAAATTAATTAATGAAGTTGGGGAAGTTTCAAAAACTACTAATGGTGCTCACATTAAATTAGTAAATCTTTCTAAAAAGTATGAAGGAAATGAAAAATATACTTTAGAAAACATAAATCTTGAAATTAAACCAGGAACATTCTGTATTTTTCTAGGACCTTCAGGTTGTGGTAAAACTACTTTATTAAGAATGATTGCCGGACTTAACTCAATTACTAAAGGTGATTTACTTTTCAATGATAAACGTTACAATAACCTTTTACCTAATGAAAGAAACATAGCTATGGTTTTCCAATCATATGCTCTTTATCCACACATGAATGTTTACAATAATATCTCTTTTGGTCTTAAAATAGCTAAGGAACGTAAAGATATTATTGACCGTAGAGTTAAAGATGTTGCAAAAATCTTAAAAATTGATGACTATTTATATAGAAAACCTAGAGATCTTTCTGGAGGACAACGTCAAAGAGTTGCTATTGGTAGAGCTATTGCTAGAAAACCACTTGTTTTCTTAATGGATGAACCGCTTTCAAACCTTGACGCGAAACTTCGTGAAAACATGCGTCGTGAAATCGTTAATATTCATAGAATGCTTAACACTACAAGTATTTATGTTACACACGACCAATTAGAAGCTATGACCATGGGTGATCAAATTGTAGTATTTAATGATGGTAAAATCCAACAAAGCGGAACTGGTCGTGATTTATATTTTAGACCAGCTAATTTATTCGTTGCTACATTTATTGGTTCACCTACAATGAATATTATTGAAGGATTTTTTGAAGAAAATAAATTTATTTCTTTTGATAAACAAATTTCAATCGACATTGAAAATGCTCACAGAAAAAATATAACTAATTCACAAAAAATTTCTATTGGATACCGTTCTGAAGATATTAAACTTCATAAAAAATCTACTAAAAATACTATCAAAGGTAAAATTACTAACATTGAATTAATTGGTAAAGATCAATTGGTTGCAGTTAAACTCTCAGGTGATGTTGAAATTATCGCTAACTGTAGTAATGACATGGAATTTGAATTATTTAGTGAAATTTTCGTTGAATTTAATACTCAAAAAGCACATATTTTCAACTCAGAAACAACTTTAAGAATTAATTAA
- a CDS encoding sugar ABC transporter permease → MLLKRKSFYNQLGKEIQNRVKQKRLEPKRISLNDSDQKPPTPIEIVWLFINYGILLFWSLIILFPIVSLIISAFNVANSRIISVYPFKFGWDNFEYLFYSERSYFLTWYGNTIFIAVLTMIISTIFVALNGYAYSRFKFAGSKHSLTIIMLLQMIPATSSLICLYILVGLGESIGLSPKIMLVLIYSGGAIASNTFMLKSYLDTLSTELDDSGKVDGCSNWGLFFKILVPVIRPALIMVALWSFLTPFTDVILPKFVLRTQAEKTLAVGLDTFINTDSKYVNAGAYGAGSLLASLPAFCLFMYLQKYIVGGLSDGAVKG, encoded by the coding sequence ATGTTACTCAAAAGAAAATCTTTTTACAATCAATTAGGTAAAGAAATTCAAAATAGAGTAAAACAAAAACGTTTAGAACCTAAGAGAATTTCATTAAACGATTCAGATCAAAAACCTCCTACACCAATTGAAATAGTTTGATTATTTATTAATTATGGAATTTTATTATTCTGATCATTAATAATTTTATTCCCGATTGTTTCGCTTATTATTTCAGCGTTTAACGTTGCCAATAGTCGTATTATTTCTGTATATCCATTTAAATTTGGATGAGATAACTTCGAGTACTTATTTTATAGTGAAAGAAGTTATTTCCTAACATGATACGGAAACACAATCTTTATTGCTGTTTTAACAATGATTATCTCAACAATCTTTGTTGCATTAAACGGTTATGCTTATTCAAGATTTAAATTTGCTGGTTCAAAACACTCATTAACAATCATTATGCTTCTTCAAATGATTCCGGCTACCAGTTCGCTTATTTGTTTATACATTTTAGTTGGACTCGGTGAAAGTATTGGTTTAAGCCCTAAAATTATGTTAGTCTTAATTTATAGTGGTGGGGCAATTGCATCAAATACTTTTATGTTAAAAAGCTATCTTGATACCCTTTCAACTGAGCTTGATGATTCAGGAAAAGTTGATGGTTGTTCAAACTGAGGACTATTCTTTAAAATTTTAGTACCTGTTATTAGACCTGCTCTAATTATGGTTGCGCTTTGATCATTCTTAACTCCATTTACTGATGTTATCTTACCTAAGTTTGTTTTAAGAACTCAAGCCGAAAAAACTTTAGCTGTTGGATTAGATACATTCATTAACACTGACAGTAAATATGTTAACGCTGGTGCTTATGGTGCTGGTTCATTACTAGCTTCACTTCCAGCATTCTGCTTATTTATGTACTTGCAAAAATACATAGTGGGTGGTTTAAGTGATGGAGCCGTGAAAGGATAA
- a CDS encoding alpha-amylase family glycosyl hydrolase codes for MKNNEFLTQNLIDFDNLDKTYFYEGDDLGVHFKDNKFTIKLWQPFAKNVRIYIYENSEDKTEIEILNMNKNSNVWEITLDKSYERKYYLYEVENENQTKLATDPYSFSLSAVKWDGGEELKAKSAIVDIEKIKSNSARWNSGLLPRETNIYELHIRDYTSSLDQNKLKSRFGTFNAAREAGIFEYLNELGINHLQLLPIHSCYTLDETNIKKLNKNDGQKWNTNYNWGYDPLNYFSINGSYSSNPHDPYARLYEFKDFVNDAHKHNIGIILDVVYNHLFTNNTLNDILPGYYFRNESKVNPVSYPPLASQRFMVRKLIVDSLKYFMEYFDVDGYRFDLSSFIDKETTDIIYQELSKIKENVVLHGEAWSFTDLAYEKNYVKGFLTNDINFAYFNDTTRNAIKGSDHSKDKGLFADFTKGYFLSYVNSVVGNLIDYNFKNYPYSHKAYDLFCSNVDMNLQYNACHDGFTLWDKLNVSTTELSFLERIQRYRQALIMTATTQGRILHLAGTELLQSKPADRSGMDFERTIESNYYDELNDEPESNRYHPNSYKTTDFVNSLKWNHLKNYYVKEYVFDFFAKLNKFRNQSKIFTLSTEEVYKNVKLKVVDENEGILIYEIKYDSQAYLIAHNFSEQDYIYDMSNYDVVFDNKIKFKGDKKRITPHTSLILKEK; via the coding sequence ATGAAAAATAATGAATTTTTAACTCAAAATTTAATTGATTTTGATAACTTAGATAAGACATATTTTTATGAAGGTGATGACTTAGGAGTACATTTTAAAGATAATAAATTTACTATTAAGTTATGACAACCATTTGCAAAGAATGTAAGAATTTATATTTATGAAAATTCAGAAGATAAAACTGAAATTGAAATCTTAAATATGAACAAAAATTCTAATGTTTGAGAAATAACATTAGACAAAAGTTATGAAAGAAAATATTACTTATATGAAGTTGAAAACGAAAATCAGACTAAATTAGCTACTGATCCATATTCTTTTTCACTTTCTGCAGTTAAATGAGACGGTGGAGAAGAATTAAAAGCTAAAAGTGCTATTGTAGATATTGAAAAAATTAAAAGTAATTCAGCAAGATGAAATAGCGGTTTATTACCAAGAGAGACAAATATTTATGAATTGCATATTCGTGATTATACTTCAAGTCTTGATCAAAATAAATTGAAGAGTCGTTTTGGTACTTTTAACGCAGCTAGAGAAGCAGGTATATTCGAATATCTAAATGAACTTGGGATTAATCATTTACAACTTTTACCAATTCATAGTTGCTATACTTTGGATGAAACAAATATCAAAAAGTTAAATAAAAATGATGGTCAAAAATGAAACACAAACTACAACTGAGGTTATGATCCGTTAAACTATTTCAGTATTAATGGTTCATATTCATCAAATCCTCATGATCCATATGCTAGACTTTATGAATTCAAAGATTTTGTAAATGATGCACATAAACATAATATCGGAATTATATTGGATGTAGTTTATAATCATTTATTTACAAATAATACATTAAATGATATTTTACCCGGGTACTATTTTAGAAATGAATCTAAGGTTAATCCAGTAAGTTATCCTCCACTTGCTTCACAAAGATTTATGGTTAGAAAATTAATTGTTGACTCTCTAAAATATTTTATGGAATATTTTGATGTTGATGGATATCGTTTTGACCTTTCTTCATTCATTGATAAAGAAACAACTGATATTATTTATCAAGAGTTAAGTAAAATAAAAGAAAATGTTGTTCTTCACGGAGAAGCTTGATCATTTACTGATTTAGCTTATGAGAAAAATTATGTTAAAGGTTTTTTAACTAATGATATTAATTTTGCTTACTTTAATGATACAACTAGAAATGCAATTAAAGGTTCAGATCACTCTAAAGATAAAGGTTTATTCGCAGATTTTACTAAAGGATATTTTCTTTCTTATGTCAATTCAGTCGTAGGTAACTTAATTGATTACAACTTTAAAAATTATCCTTACAGTCATAAAGCATATGACCTATTCTGTTCTAATGTAGATATGAATTTACAATACAATGCTTGTCATGATGGTTTTACACTTTGAGATAAATTAAATGTTTCAACAACTGAATTAAGCTTTTTAGAAAGAATTCAAAGATATAGACAAGCTTTAATTATGACTGCAACTACTCAAGGAAGAATTCTACACTTAGCAGGTACTGAATTGCTTCAATCTAAACCAGCTGATAGAAGTGGTATGGATTTTGAAAGAACTATTGAAAGTAATTATTATGACGAATTAAATGATGAACCTGAATCAAACAGATATCACCCTAATAGTTATAAAACAACAGATTTTGTTAATTCATTAAAATGAAATCATCTTAAGAATTACTATGTAAAAGAATATGTGTTTGATTTCTTTGCTAAATTAAATAAATTTAGAAACCAAAGTAAAATTTTCACTTTATCAACTGAAGAAGTTTACAAAAATGTTAAATTAAAAGTAGTCGATGAAAACGAAGGAATTTTAATTTATGAAATTAAGTATGATTCACAAGCTTACTTAATTGCTCACAATTTTTCAGAACAGGATTATATTTACGATATGAGTAATTATGATGTTGTTTTTGATAACAAAATCAAGTTTAAAGGTGATAAAAAACGTATAACACCTCACACCTCACTTATCTTAAAGGAGAAATAA
- a CDS encoding winged helix-turn-helix domain-containing protein: MNKPVKKTQQIINYLMELIQSKKIPTNKIMPSEHALMMRFNCSRSVVVAAYQKLEALGAIYSISKRGHFVAENFHNLIKPVSYLIGCDKQTVKLRTRNFELPEWIINNQIIFVNGVEKFQKEYFKKGELVAEGEIYISGRYVNPETEIQENKSLIDYLNNSDGLTNIVYRLNYEKVNKFNHEFLVVVSFYGYDEDSISIAGKYYIKPEYFTFYHQEFSLNH, from the coding sequence ATGAATAAACCTGTAAAGAAAACTCAACAAATAATAAATTACTTAATGGAATTAATTCAAAGTAAAAAAATTCCAACAAATAAAATTATGCCTTCTGAACATGCTTTAATGATGAGGTTTAATTGTTCTAGATCTGTTGTGGTTGCGGCCTATCAAAAATTAGAAGCATTAGGAGCAATTTACTCTATTAGTAAAAGAGGACATTTTGTAGCTGAAAACTTCCATAATTTGATTAAACCAGTTTCTTATTTAATTGGTTGTGACAAACAAACAGTCAAGTTAAGAACAAGAAATTTTGAATTACCAGAGTGAATAATAAATAATCAAATTATTTTTGTTAATGGTGTTGAAAAATTTCAAAAAGAATATTTTAAAAAAGGTGAACTAGTTGCTGAAGGAGAAATTTATATTTCTGGTAGATATGTCAATCCTGAAACCGAAATTCAAGAGAATAAGAGTTTGATCGACTACTTAAATAATTCAGATGGACTAACAAACATTGTCTATAGATTAAATTACGAAAAAGTTAACAAATTCAATCATGAATTTCTAGTTGTTGTTTCATTTTATGGTTATGATGAAGATAGCATTTCTATAGCTGGAAAATATTATATTAAACCAGAATATTTTACTTTTTATCACCAAGAATTTTCATTGAATCATTAG
- a CDS encoding alpha-amylase family glycosyl hydrolase has protein sequence MKNLSKYAVEFYDKKLNENAKNIANWDNKKYGYKKTLDYRNLWIDAPMARPLKEFKRSGVIYQVLIYNFADGNNDGIGDLIGLKNKLDYFVNLGVDTLLLSPIHPATSYHGYSVLNYCDVAEQLGGMKAFIEFLSSAHDSGIKVYIDLVFNHTSYEHPWFQEALFDNKKFEEYYEFDRDPSDKDLRVDSESHRRRYPNLDTPLGGTNKKYIGRFWAGMPDLNLDNPDVIEQLCEIQKFWTKIGVDGFRYDAFSEFFSSESETKNNFNEAKIFRMLREASNSITEKYNMNEVFMIGEWLADHRKAMEYLTYKNKTSLNTIYDGGEHFKDHVDTRVDYKKLLDICEMYQKTSKDSVWVPFLENHDTNRWLDVYRREVSKISADSEEYFTNLTSDEKDAQRIALLQLLMLPAKPIIYYADELCYYSTRIFDDPGLREPLNWINENENCAIVEKKIDASHANVFLNISSTIGKVENVINEEDSIYKMISLMNEIRQNNTYLKKTDPNTIHDPFDFVDADDYSSVIVRSENKNSNEFLLFAFNNHLNTNKRMGKISRKYHFKTLYSFKVEDHSWGVNLPKNSCVLYKLTRK, from the coding sequence ATGAAAAATTTATCAAAATATGCAGTCGAATTCTACGACAAAAAATTAAATGAAAATGCTAAAAATATAGCGAATTGAGATAATAAAAAATACGGATACAAAAAAACTTTAGACTATAGAAATTTATGGATTGATGCGCCTATGGCTCGTCCATTAAAAGAATTTAAACGTAGTGGAGTTATTTATCAAGTACTAATATACAATTTTGCTGATGGAAATAACGATGGTATTGGTGATTTAATAGGACTAAAAAACAAATTAGATTATTTTGTTAATCTCGGTGTAGATACTTTACTTCTTAGTCCGATTCACCCTGCAACTTCATATCACGGATATTCAGTCCTAAATTACTGCGATGTTGCTGAACAACTTGGAGGAATGAAAGCTTTTATTGAATTTTTAAGTTCAGCACATGATAGTGGAATTAAAGTTTATATTGATTTAGTATTTAATCACACTTCTTATGAACACCCATGATTCCAAGAGGCGTTATTTGACAATAAAAAATTTGAAGAATATTATGAATTTGATCGTGATCCAAGCGATAAAGATTTAAGAGTTGATTCTGAATCACACAGAAGAAGATACCCTAATTTAGATACTCCTCTTGGAGGAACAAACAAAAAATACATTGGTAGATTTTGAGCTGGGATGCCTGATCTAAATCTTGATAATCCTGATGTCATTGAACAGTTATGTGAAATTCAAAAATTTTGAACAAAAATTGGGGTTGATGGTTTTAGATATGATGCTTTTTCAGAATTTTTTAGTAGTGAATCTGAAACAAAAAACAATTTTAATGAAGCTAAAATTTTTAGAATGCTTAGAGAAGCTTCAAATTCTATAACTGAAAAATATAATATGAATGAAGTATTTATGATTGGTGAATGACTTGCTGATCATAGAAAAGCGATGGAATATTTAACTTACAAAAATAAAACTTCACTAAATACTATCTATGATGGTGGAGAACATTTTAAAGACCATGTTGATACAAGGGTAGATTACAAAAAACTTTTAGATATTTGTGAAATGTATCAAAAAACTTCTAAAGATAGTGTTTGAGTACCGTTTTTAGAAAACCACGACACCAATCGTTGATTAGATGTTTATCGTCGTGAAGTTTCAAAAATTTCTGCTGATTCAGAAGAGTATTTTACTAATTTAACTAGTGATGAAAAAGATGCTCAAAGAATAGCTCTTTTACAATTATTAATGTTACCGGCCAAACCAATTATTTATTATGCAGATGAATTATGTTATTACTCAACGAGAATATTTGATGATCCTGGATTAAGAGAACCACTAAATTGAATTAACGAAAATGAGAACTGTGCTATTGTTGAAAAGAAAATTGATGCAAGTCATGCTAATGTATTTTTAAATATTTCTTCTACAATAGGCAAAGTTGAAAATGTAATCAACGAAGAAGATTCAATTTATAAAATGATTTCATTAATGAATGAAATAAGACAAAATAACACTTATCTTAAAAAAACTGATCCTAATACAATTCATGATCCCTTTGATTTCGTTGATGCAGATGACTATAGTAGTGTTATTGTTAGAAGTGAGAATAAAAATAGTAATGAATTTTTACTTTTTGCATTTAACAATCACTTAAATACTAATAAAAGAATGGGTAAAATTTCAAGAAAATATCATTTTAAAACATTATACTCTTTCAAAGTAGAAGATCATTCTTGAGGTGTGAATTTACCTAAAAATAGTTGTGTATTATATAAACTAACAAGAAAATAA